From Aquabacter sp. L1I39, the proteins below share one genomic window:
- a CDS encoding EF-Tu C-terminal domain-related protein, whose protein sequence is MEEKLRFAIREGGRTVGAGVVASIIE, encoded by the coding sequence ATGGAAGAGAAGCTGCGCTTCGCGATCCGCGAAGGTGGCCGCACGGTTGGAGCAGGTGTGGTCGCTTCGATCATCGAGTGA